One stretch of Hypanus sabinus isolate sHypSab1 chromosome 29, sHypSab1.hap1, whole genome shotgun sequence DNA includes these proteins:
- the LOC132382740 gene encoding galanin receptor 2b-like, producing the protein MADEWKVSENPDFRPGCIIVPVIFSLIFLLGTVGNGLVLAVLLRNGQMSSSTTNLFILNLSIADLFFIIFCVPFQATIYTLDGWLFGSFMCKAVHFFIYLTMYASGFILAAVSVDRYLAIRYPLKSRDLRTARNALIAIGIIWALSIVLAGPYLSYYQIVLYKGVPVCVPVWEDTRRKIMDVSSFVFGYAIPVIILSFAYTRTIKYLWTLVDPIETISEGKKAKRKVTKMIIIVAVLFCVCWLPHHVLIMCFWFGDFPFNKATFAFRLISHCMSYANSCLNPIVYALISKHFRKRFKQVFTCLLKKKAANKVHVVHVANTVTGFQPATTETSQINEQNCMVGRSALVREEPRVSLGQEV; encoded by the exons ATGGCAGATGAGTGGAAGGTCTCGGAAAATCCGGATTTTAGACCCGGCTGTATTATAGTTCCGGTCATCTTTTCACTGATATTCCTTCTTGGTACAGTAGGGAATGGTCTTGTCCTGGCTGTGCTACTGAGGAATGGGCAGATGAGTTCCAGTACAACCAATCTCTTCATCCTAAACCTCAGCATAGCTGATCTCTTCTTTATTATTTTCTGTGTCCCCTTTCAAGCCACCATCTACACACTGGACGGGTGGCTCTTTGGCTCCTTCATGTGCAAAGCGGTGCATTTCTTCatctacctcaccatgtatgCCAGTGGCTTCATTCTGGCTGCAGTATCTGTGGACAG ATACCTTGCTATAAGGTACCCCTTGAAATCGCGGGACCTTCGCACAGCACGTAATGCCTTAATTGCCATTGGAATAATCTGGGCATTATCAATAGTCTTAGCTGGGCCGTACTTGAGCTACTACCAGATTGTCCTTTACAAAGGGGTGCCTGTCTGTGTGCCAGTCTGGGAAGATACCAGGAGAAAGATCATGGACGTTTCCTCCTTTGTTTTTGGCTATGCCATCCCTGTTATAATCCTGAGTTTTGCCTACACCAGGACAATCAAATACCTGTGGACATTAGTGGACCCCATTGAGACCATCTCTGAAGGGAAGAAAGCCAAGCGGAAAGTAACCAAAATGATAATCATCGTTGCCGTGCTCTTTTGCGTATGTTGGTTGCCCCACCATGTATTAATCATGTGCTTCTGGTTTGGGGACTTCCCGTTCAATAAGGCAACCTTTGCCTTCAGGCTTATCTCCCACTGCATGTCCTACGCCAACTCTTGCCTTAACCCTATCGTGTACGCTTTGATCTCAAAGCATTTCCGGAAGAGGTTCAAACAAGTATTTACCTGCCTTCTGAAGAAGAAAGCTGCCAATAAAGTCCACGTTGTCCATGTGGCCAACACCGTGACTGGGTTTCAACCTGCCACGACTGAAACCTCCCAGATAAATGAACAAAACTGCATGGTTGGCCGCTCAGCCCTAGTGCGGGAAGAGCCAAGAGTTAGTCTCGGGCAGGAGGTCTGA